One Phycisphaera mikurensis NBRC 102666 DNA window includes the following coding sequences:
- a CDS encoding ABC transporter ATP-binding protein, with the protein MTPIRLDTLRKQFGETVAVDDVSIDIPAGDLFFLLGPSGCGKTTLLRMIAGFQEPTAGRILFGGDDVTHVAPQKRDTGMVFQGYALWPHMTVRQNVAFGLEVRKVSKAETRKRVDAALERVQLGHQADRKTNQLSGGQQQRVALARALVIEPRVLLLDEPLSNLDAKLRLEMRQGIRDITKAAGTTGVYVTHDQKEALSMADRVAVLNGGKLEQVGPPRELYERPKNRFVAGFLGETNLVAAEVVGRDGGRVLLQTAAGRLASAVFPERLPASGSVTCSIRPEAVVLAEPGSDAEKRLPGENRLRLKRAGGVYLGEVAQHTVRATAGGDDGGGGGLTLTALEMNPRFVVDAEAAPLTGWVDPADVVVLRD; encoded by the coding sequence ATGACGCCGATCCGACTGGACACCCTCCGCAAGCAGTTCGGCGAGACGGTCGCGGTGGACGATGTCTCGATCGACATCCCCGCGGGCGACCTCTTCTTCCTGCTCGGGCCGTCGGGCTGCGGGAAGACGACGCTGCTGCGGATGATCGCCGGCTTCCAGGAGCCCACCGCCGGCCGCATCCTCTTCGGCGGCGACGACGTCACCCACGTCGCGCCGCAGAAGCGCGACACCGGGATGGTCTTCCAGGGCTACGCCCTCTGGCCGCACATGACGGTGCGGCAGAACGTGGCCTTCGGGCTGGAGGTCCGCAAGGTCTCGAAGGCGGAGACGCGGAAGCGCGTGGACGCGGCGCTGGAGCGTGTGCAGCTGGGGCACCAGGCGGACCGCAAAACGAACCAGCTCTCCGGCGGGCAGCAGCAGCGGGTGGCGCTGGCCCGGGCGCTGGTGATCGAGCCGCGCGTCCTGCTGCTCGACGAGCCGCTTTCGAACCTCGACGCGAAGCTGCGGCTGGAGATGCGGCAGGGCATCCGCGACATCACCAAGGCCGCCGGCACCACGGGCGTGTACGTGACCCACGACCAGAAGGAGGCGCTGTCGATGGCCGACCGCGTCGCCGTGCTCAACGGCGGCAAGCTGGAGCAGGTCGGCCCGCCGCGTGAGCTCTACGAGCGGCCGAAGAACCGCTTCGTCGCGGGCTTCCTCGGGGAGACGAACCTCGTGGCGGCGGAGGTGGTCGGACGCGACGGCGGCCGCGTGCTGCTGCAGACGGCGGCGGGGCGGCTGGCCTCGGCGGTCTTCCCCGAGCGGCTGCCGGCATCCGGCTCGGTCACGTGCTCGATCCGTCCCGAAGCCGTCGTCCTGGCCGAGCCGGGCTCGGACGCGGAGAAGCGTCTGCCCGGCGAGAACCGCCTCCGCCTGAAGCGAGCCGGCGGCGTCTACCTCGGCGAGGTCGCGCAGCACACGGTGCGGGCCACGGCCGGCGGCGACGACGGGGGCGGCGGGGGGCTCACGCTCACCGCGTTGGAGATGAACCCCCGGTTCGTCGTCGACGCGGAGGCGGCA
- a CDS encoding vWA domain-containing protein: MRFDYSEFSGDQGFLSPDELFAPPNLMNFILQYGEQAMDAMANLEDEEEQAFIQQLIDAGLLEESTDEDGNRRLKMSPRLLRGLQHRALLEVFAEMKQGAKEGHSTREPGRTSERSDGTRPYRFGDPIGELDLPGSLQNAARRQVHRAVEEAREAGVEVPRGLRLPIGITPEDFQLHNTEGSADCATVMLIDLSGSMMRYGRFLQAKRVALGMSELIRGRFPLDTLQFVGFSSLAETLHERDLPLVMPKPVSIRDSQVRLRIPLEQAYANQEKIPLHFTNLQLGLRQARQILSRSGAANKQIFIVTDGQPTAHVTTHPATREDMLYLVYPPSDESSELTLREALRCQQRGIRIASFALMEDYWGMDWVGFIEKLTRLTRGTAFYCTSEDLASTVVESYLTGKKSKKFIH, encoded by the coding sequence ATGAGGTTCGATTACTCCGAGTTTTCTGGCGATCAGGGCTTCCTCTCCCCCGACGAGCTGTTCGCCCCGCCGAACCTCATGAACTTCATCCTGCAGTACGGCGAGCAGGCGATGGACGCGATGGCGAACCTCGAGGACGAGGAGGAGCAGGCGTTCATCCAGCAGCTCATCGACGCCGGCCTGCTGGAGGAGAGCACCGATGAAGACGGCAACCGGCGCCTGAAGATGTCGCCGCGGCTGCTCCGGGGGCTCCAGCACCGGGCGCTGCTCGAGGTGTTCGCCGAGATGAAGCAGGGCGCCAAGGAAGGCCACAGCACCCGCGAGCCGGGCCGCACCAGCGAGCGCAGCGACGGGACCCGGCCGTACCGGTTCGGCGATCCGATCGGCGAGCTGGACCTGCCCGGCTCGCTGCAGAACGCCGCCCGGCGGCAGGTGCACCGTGCGGTGGAGGAGGCCCGGGAGGCGGGGGTGGAGGTTCCCCGCGGGCTCCGCCTGCCGATCGGCATCACGCCCGAGGACTTCCAGCTCCACAACACCGAGGGCTCGGCGGACTGCGCCACGGTCATGCTGATCGACCTCTCGGGCTCGATGATGCGCTACGGCCGCTTCCTGCAGGCGAAGCGGGTCGCGCTGGGCATGAGCGAGCTGATCCGCGGCCGCTTCCCGCTGGACACCCTCCAGTTCGTCGGCTTCTCCTCGCTGGCGGAGACGCTGCACGAGCGGGACCTGCCGCTGGTCATGCCCAAGCCGGTGAGCATCCGCGACAGCCAGGTCCGCCTGCGGATCCCGCTGGAGCAGGCGTACGCGAACCAGGAGAAGATCCCGCTGCACTTCACGAACCTGCAGCTGGGGCTTCGGCAGGCCCGGCAGATCCTCTCGCGGAGCGGGGCGGCCAACAAGCAGATCTTCATCGTGACCGACGGCCAGCCGACGGCGCACGTCACCACCCATCCGGCGACCCGCGAGGACATGCTCTACCTCGTCTACCCGCCGAGCGACGAGTCTTCGGAGCTGACGCTGCGGGAGGCGCTCCGCTGCCAGCAGCGCGGCATCCGCATCGCGAGCTTCGCGTTGATGGAGGACTACTGGGGCATGGACTGGGTCGGCTTCATCGAGAAGCTGACCAGGCTCACGCGCGGGACGGCCTTTTACTGCACCAGCGAGGACCTCGCCTCGACGGTGGTGGAGAGCTACCTGACCGGGAAGAAGAGCAAGAAGTTCATCCACTGA
- a CDS encoding type II secretion system protein, whose product MHHRPLARRTALGFTLVELLVVIAVIALLVGILLPVLGAARTAAKTAACMANMRSLGQATVAYTQDHALTYPQPFQEGQLGAAGGLSADRVRGRALWYNALDRYLGQVVKDYSSADPAARNHDAYKQDPVWFELPAAVKSGATTVLLQPEEVRTIKMNQYFGEIGGSATAAGAVNFVRMTRVPEPARTVLYGDGRAHDTPSTTSGNVDTGGSGRFDFNPATIGLRHGGGANLAFADGGAAYQENPVRVTATGYRGWFDPYASGVTPGQYPDAIFRFEPDRTGQDRIRARGGNR is encoded by the coding sequence ATGCACCACCGCCCGCTCGCCCGCCGGACGGCCCTCGGATTCACGCTCGTGGAGCTGCTGGTCGTCATCGCCGTGATCGCCCTGCTCGTCGGGATCCTCCTGCCGGTGCTCGGCGCCGCCCGGACGGCGGCGAAGACGGCGGCCTGCATGGCCAACATGCGGTCGCTCGGGCAGGCGACCGTCGCCTACACGCAGGACCACGCGCTGACGTACCCGCAGCCGTTCCAGGAGGGCCAGCTCGGCGCCGCCGGCGGTCTTTCCGCGGACCGGGTCAGGGGCCGGGCCCTCTGGTACAACGCGCTGGACCGCTACCTCGGGCAGGTCGTGAAGGATTATTCCTCGGCCGATCCGGCCGCCCGGAACCACGACGCGTACAAGCAGGACCCGGTCTGGTTCGAGCTGCCGGCGGCGGTGAAGTCCGGAGCGACCACGGTGCTCCTGCAGCCCGAGGAGGTCCGCACGATCAAGATGAACCAGTACTTCGGCGAGATCGGTGGCTCCGCCACCGCGGCGGGGGCGGTGAACTTCGTGCGGATGACGCGGGTGCCCGAGCCCGCGCGGACCGTGCTCTACGGCGACGGGCGGGCCCACGACACCCCCTCCACCACCTCCGGGAACGTCGACACCGGCGGATCCGGCCGCTTCGACTTCAACCCCGCGACGATCGGCCTCCGCCACGGCGGAGGCGCCAACCTGGCCTTCGCCGACGGCGGCGCGGCGTACCAGGAGAACCCGGTCCGCGTCACCGCCACGGGCTACCGCGGCTGGTTCGACCCTTACGCCAGCGGCGTCACCCCCGGGCAGTACCCCGACGCGATCTTCCGGTTCGAGCCCGATCGCACCGGCCAGGACCGCATCCGCGCCCGCGGCGGCAACCGCTGA
- a CDS encoding glycosyltransferase family 4 protein, whose translation MRILILSQTYVPDAPAVGQYMHDAAVELARRGHDVVAVAASKSYEDSSQTYPKRETLDGVRVRRLGFSSFGKGSMAVRLLGGCSFTAQAALRVLGGRRFDVTLVSTSPPMAPLAALALRACRRTPYVFWAMDINPDQMVAMGKCAADSTPAWLFESMIRATLKHAARVCTLDRFMAERLAAKVPDAALQERLHVQPPWPMDAHLDPVPHAENPFRAEHGLDGKTVVMYSGNISDAHPIDAVLEAAERVRDADGLRFVFIGAGGGWQKIRDRAAERGLASVVTLPYQPLEKIRYSLSAADVHLVAMGGAMSGIVHPCKVYGVLKVHRPLLAMAPADSHVAEIADAGAGWTVAHDDADAAEALFRRLLTPAGRAELAEKSAAAAREAERFTRERMCAAFCDAVEAAGR comes from the coding sequence ATGCGAATCTTGATCCTCTCCCAGACGTACGTCCCCGACGCGCCCGCCGTCGGGCAGTACATGCACGACGCCGCGGTGGAGCTGGCGAGGCGGGGGCACGACGTCGTCGCGGTGGCGGCGTCGAAGTCCTACGAAGACTCTTCGCAGACCTACCCCAAGCGGGAGACGCTGGACGGGGTGCGGGTGCGCCGGCTGGGCTTCTCTTCCTTCGGCAAGGGCTCGATGGCGGTGCGGCTGCTCGGCGGCTGCTCGTTCACGGCGCAGGCGGCGCTGCGGGTGCTCGGCGGCCGGCGCTTCGACGTGACGCTGGTGTCGACGTCGCCGCCGATGGCCCCGCTGGCCGCGCTCGCGCTGCGTGCGTGCCGCCGCACGCCGTACGTGTTCTGGGCGATGGACATCAACCCCGATCAGATGGTCGCGATGGGCAAGTGCGCCGCGGACTCCACCCCGGCGTGGCTCTTCGAGTCGATGATCCGCGCCACGCTGAAGCACGCCGCCCGCGTCTGCACGCTCGACCGTTTCATGGCGGAGCGGCTCGCCGCGAAGGTGCCCGACGCGGCGCTGCAGGAGCGCCTGCACGTGCAGCCGCCGTGGCCGATGGACGCCCACCTCGACCCGGTGCCGCACGCGGAGAACCCCTTCCGGGCGGAGCACGGGCTCGACGGGAAGACGGTCGTCATGTACTCGGGCAACATCTCCGATGCCCATCCCATCGACGCGGTGCTCGAGGCGGCCGAGCGGGTGCGGGACGCCGACGGCCTCCGCTTCGTCTTCATCGGGGCCGGCGGAGGCTGGCAGAAGATCCGCGACCGGGCCGCGGAACGGGGGCTGGCCAGCGTCGTGACGCTGCCCTACCAGCCGCTGGAGAAGATCCGCTACTCGCTGTCCGCCGCCGACGTCCACCTCGTCGCGATGGGCGGCGCCATGAGCGGGATCGTCCACCCCTGCAAGGTGTACGGCGTGCTGAAGGTCCACCGCCCGTTGCTGGCGATGGCCCCCGCCGACAGCCACGTCGCCGAGATCGCAGATGCCGGGGCGGGCTGGACGGTGGCCCACGACGACGCGGACGCGGCCGAGGCGCTGTTCCGCCGGCTCCTGACGCCCGCGGGCCGCGCCGAGCTCGCGGAGAAGTCGGCCGCCGCCGCTCGCGAGGCGGAGCGCTTCACCCGCGAGCGGATGTGCGCCGCGTTCTGCGACGCGGTCGAAGCGGCGGGGCGTTGA